From the genome of Caldalkalibacillus thermarum, one region includes:
- a CDS encoding ABC transporter ATP-binding protein, with protein MAFIQIKQLTKHFKDALKPAVDRFELDIEQGEIITLLGPSGCGKTTTLRMIAGFEQPSSGQIIIGGKVVHDAHFSLPPEKRGIGMVFQDYALFPHLTIEKNIMFGLAKWKTKEKKERTQEILELVGLSQFADRYPHQLSGGQQQRVALARALAPRPNVVLMDEPFSNLDAGLREKMRYEVTNILRKTNTTAIIVTHDQKDAFAVSDRVVVMNEGVIQQVAAPREMYRCPKNCFVAQFLGKTNLISGTLADDLKHVYTHIGKVCLPEKTKAWLETVTLSIRPEGCRLVDGGRYCGQVENVIYSGEYQELEVKVKTDDGRYESMILYAPVEQEIEVGQIVSFDIAPELVAVVEQ; from the coding sequence GTGGCTTTCATACAAATCAAACAGTTGACCAAACATTTTAAGGATGCTTTAAAACCCGCCGTTGACCGGTTTGAATTAGATATAGAACAGGGGGAAATTATTACGCTCTTAGGACCAAGCGGATGCGGCAAAACAACCACTTTGCGCATGATTGCCGGCTTTGAACAACCCTCTAGTGGACAAATCATCATCGGAGGGAAAGTGGTTCATGATGCACATTTTTCCCTTCCCCCCGAAAAGCGCGGGATTGGCATGGTATTTCAGGATTATGCCCTGTTTCCCCATTTGACGATTGAAAAAAATATAATGTTTGGATTAGCAAAGTGGAAAACAAAGGAAAAAAAGGAACGGACACAGGAAATCTTGGAGTTGGTTGGCCTGAGTCAATTTGCCGACCGCTATCCCCATCAGCTATCCGGCGGACAACAGCAAAGAGTGGCCCTGGCCAGAGCTTTGGCCCCCCGTCCGAACGTAGTGCTTATGGATGAGCCTTTCAGCAATTTGGATGCTGGGTTGCGGGAAAAAATGCGTTATGAAGTAACCAATATTTTACGTAAGACCAACACAACGGCGATTATTGTCACCCATGACCAAAAGGATGCCTTTGCCGTTTCTGACCGTGTCGTGGTCATGAATGAAGGCGTAATTCAACAGGTTGCTGCTCCGCGTGAAATGTACCGCTGTCCCAAAAACTGCTTTGTGGCTCAGTTTCTTGGCAAAACCAACCTTATTTCGGGCACCCTCGCCGATGATTTAAAACATGTCTATACCCACATCGGCAAAGTGTGTTTGCCTGAAAAAACTAAAGCGTGGCTTGAGACGGTCACTCTGTCTATTCGTCCTGAAGGCTGCAGGCTGGTGGATGGCGGTCGTTATTGCGGTCAAGTGGAGAACGTCATTTACAGCGGGGAATATCAGGAGCTGGAGGTTAAGGTTAAAACGGATGATGGCAGATATGAGTCAATGATTCTTTATGCACCTGTAGAGCAGGAAATCGAAGTGGGACAGATTGTTTCCTTTGACATTGCACCTGAACTGGTGGCTGTCGTTGAGCAATAA
- a CDS encoding EamA family transporter, with product MSRLTAGLIVFVGAAGYGVLATCVKIGYDKGFHVGEITGSQMFLGAVILWILALFKVRPWPKLAWKNTLLLMGVGTFTGLTGVFYYTSLASLPASIAIILLFQFTWIGVLYEWLFDRKKPTKETYFSLGLVLMGTILAANVIEGDFSAFNWFGLLMGLCSAFTYAGFIYASGKISTNISPWLRSPLMITGSALAIFLIFPPTFFTSGVLGEGLWYLALIMAFFGAVLPTVCFTVGVPYIGSGLATIISSVELPVAVLMAWIVLSESVSPLQWAGVVMILAAIALGELKNLRMNQKKKKSLSSV from the coding sequence GTGTCGCGTTTAACTGCCGGTTTGATTGTCTTTGTCGGGGCGGCAGGCTACGGCGTATTGGCCACGTGTGTTAAAATTGGCTATGACAAAGGATTCCATGTAGGTGAGATCACAGGGAGCCAAATGTTTTTGGGGGCTGTCATCCTGTGGATCCTTGCTTTGTTTAAAGTCCGTCCCTGGCCAAAGTTGGCTTGGAAAAATACACTGCTTCTCATGGGGGTGGGCACTTTCACTGGGTTAACCGGTGTCTTCTACTATACTTCTTTAGCATCCTTGCCGGCTTCCATCGCCATTATTTTATTATTCCAGTTTACGTGGATCGGTGTCCTTTACGAATGGCTATTTGACCGCAAAAAGCCAACCAAAGAAACCTATTTCAGTTTAGGGCTGGTCCTGATGGGAACCATACTGGCTGCCAATGTGATTGAAGGTGACTTTTCCGCGTTTAACTGGTTCGGCTTGCTGATGGGTTTATGCTCGGCTTTTACCTATGCTGGCTTTATCTATGCCAGTGGAAAAATATCCACCAATATCAGTCCCTGGTTGCGCAGCCCGCTTATGATTACCGGCTCTGCCCTAGCCATATTTCTTATTTTTCCCCCCACGTTTTTTACATCTGGAGTGTTGGGGGAAGGATTGTGGTATTTGGCGCTGATAATGGCTTTTTTTGGAGCTGTTCTGCCCACTGTTTGCTTTACGGTGGGCGTCCCCTACATTGGCAGCGGCTTGGCCACCATCATCAGTTCGGTAGAGTTGCCCGTTGCGGTTTTGATGGCCTGGATCGTCTTATCTGAATCGGTTTCGCCCTTACAGTGGGCAGGAGTGGTCATGATCTTGGCAGCAATTGCTCTGGGTGAGCTGAAAAACCTGCGAATGAATCAAAAAAAGAAAAAAAGCTTATCAAGTGTTTGA